ATGCGGGTCCACCACACTGATACGCTGGATCAACGAGCTGTACAACCAGTTTCCCAAGAGCCTGCGCCGCATCACTCGCATTAAGGAACCCGCCGAAGAATACCGGCGCATTGTGGAGGCAATGGAAGCTGGAGATGCCGAGCTGGCTGGTAAGCTGATGAGCGAACATCTCGAAAACGGCGGCCGAATGGCTGTCAAGCGCTATGCAGAGAAACTCTCATCGAGAGGAGAGGAGTCATCGGTTCAAGCCCCCGATTTTACAGACGTATCGACCGGCATTTCCATGGAGGCAAGACATGAGACCCAAGAAGGTCAAGAAGAGGACTTTGTCTAATAAACAAGGATAGCTTATTAAAGCTTGTTCTGCAGGAATATCCAAAATAATTTTGGGAGGCGCAAACTTATGATTGACAAGGAGCTCTGTACTGGATGTGGCAATTGCTTGCCAACCTGTCCTGTTGGCGCTATCAAGTTGGAATCGGAATATGCAGAGATAGATGAAGATTTGTGCGTAGAATGCGGTGTATGTTACAGAGCTAAGAGCTGTCCGGTAGAGGCATTCGAACAGGAGCCGGACTTGCCCTGGCCGCGGATCATCAGAAGAGTATTTAGCGACCCCAATGCACCTCATTCCACCACAACAGGTGGCTGGGGGCGTGGCACATCGGAAATGAAGAGCAATGATGTAACCGGCCGTTATAAGAAAGGGCAAGTCGGCATCGCAGTGGAAGTGGGAAGACCGGGGGTTGGCGTAACAATCCGTAACATAGAAAAGATTGCTGCTCCCTTGACAAGACTTGGCATTCACTTCGAGCCGCTAAACCCTTTGACAAGCTTAATGGAAGATACTGAAAAGGCCATTTTTAAAGAAGAAGTGAAAAATGAAAGAGTGTTAAGTGCGATCATTGAATTCATGATTGAGGCTTCAAGGTTAGAAGAAGTAGTGAGAGCTTTGGAAGAAAGTTCCGCATGTGCAAGTGACACGGTGTTTTCCGTATCCATTATCAGCAGAGTGGAACCTGGAGGCGCCGTACCCAATATTGAAGCTCTGGCGAAGTTGGGGTATAAAGCGTCCCCCAACGCAAAAGTGAATTTAGGATTAGGTAGACCGAAAGCGGAAACTTAGATGTGAAAGGAGGCATAAGACAAATGACCCATTCATTGCACAGGGCAGGTACAATTGAAGATTTAGGTTGTGATTATGTCATCATCATGCGGCCGGAGAAAGGATATAACCAGGAAGGTTCGGCTGGAAAATGCAAAGAAATTCTGAGACTCCTTCAAAAACATGGCGCGGTCAACATTACCGGAGCCCGGGGNNNNNNNNNNTAAAAATTATAGAGGTAATATTCATGAAACTTCATTGGATTCAATCGTTGAAGCGTTCAAAGACGGAAATGCTCCTTATGGTGTATTTGATAATAAAGAACAGCTCGAGTCATTTCTAAGAGACTTAAAAGAAAGAGATTATGG
The genomic region above belongs to Candidatus Eisenbacteria bacterium and contains:
- a CDS encoding FCD domain-containing protein, whose product is MATPHLTPEEVAKLRSLVAQLEQFDRTRPHEDTVPIHREFHSTIYNKCGSTTLIRWINELYNQFPKSLRRITRIKEPAEEYRRIVEAMEAGDAELAGKLMSEHLENGGRMAVKRYAEKLSSRGEESSVQAPDFTDVSTGISMEARHETQEGQEEDFV
- a CDS encoding 4Fe-4S binding protein, which produces MIDKELCTGCGNCLPTCPVGAIKLESEYAEIDEDLCVECGVCYRAKSCPVEAFEQEPDLPWPRIIRRVFSDPNAPHSTTTGGWGRGTSEMKSNDVTGRYKKGQVGIAVEVGRPGVGVTIRNIEKIAAPLTRLGIHFEPLNPLTSLMEDTEKAIFKEEVKNERVLSAIIEFMIEASRLEEVVRALEESSACASDTVFSVSIISRVEPGGAVPNIEALAKLGYKASPNAKVNLGLGRPKAET